A region from the Drosophila ananassae strain 14024-0371.13 chromosome 2L, ASM1763931v2, whole genome shotgun sequence genome encodes:
- the LOC6501539 gene encoding E3 ubiquitin-protein transferase MAEA yields MSEIKALEHATLKVPYEMLNKRFRSAQKIIDREVDQVTNVSRQVEKALEAEGPILADVTKLMGNVAQKLQVLKRKAEESIADELSVTQICKRKLEHLKGITPPNSVTGDLWQGSVDQWKRIRLDRLVIEHLLRMGYYETAEELAARSDVRHLTNLDIFQTSREVEDDLANHSTTKCVLWCIDNKSKLRKINSTIEFSLRVQEFIELVRQNQRFEAVKHSRRYFPAYEKTQLNEICHVMALLAYPADTEVEHYRKYMDPQRWQQLVLDFRHENYRLFQLSTTSVFSAAVQAGLSALKTPHCYTQTCRNLNCPVCQEDLNRIALKLPYSHCVQSRLICRVTGMPLNEHNQPMMLPNGQIFGQMALPDITKDDGTVTCPVTNTKFSNPKIEKVFVM; encoded by the coding sequence ATGTCGGAAATTAAGGCGTTGGAGCACGCCACCCTCAAGGTGCCATACGAGATGTTGAACAAGCGCTTCCGTTCTGCACAGAAGATCATCGACCGAGAGGTGGACCAAGTAACAAATGTATCAAGGCAAGTGGAAAAGGCTCTAGAGGCGGAGGGCCCCATACTGGCGGATGTGACCAAACTGATGGGCAACGTGGCCCAGAAGCTGCAGGTACTCAAGCGAAAGGCCGAGGAGAGCATTGCTGACGAGTTGAGCGTGACACAGATTTGCAAACGCAAGCTAGAGCATCTCAAGGGCATAACGCCCCCGAACAGTGTGACTGGGGACCTCTGGCAGGGGTCGGTGGACCAGTGGAAGCGCATTCGGTTAGATCGCTTGGTCATCGAACACTTGCTGCGCATGGGCTACTATGAAACGGCCGAGGAGCTGGCTGCCAGATCGGATGTGCGCCACCTTACTAACCTGGACATCTTCCAGACCTCTCGCGAAGTGGAGGATGATTTGGCCAACCACAGCACAACCAAATGTGTCCTGTGGTGCATCGACAACAAGTCAAAACTGCGTAAAATCAACTCTACAATTGAATTCAGTCTGCGGGTGCAGGAATTCATTGAGCTGGTGCGTCAGAATCAACGTTTTGAGGCGGTGAAGCACTCGCGACGTTACTTCCCCGCTTACGAGAAGACGCAGCTCAACGAGATCTGCCATGTTATGGCTCTTCTGGCGTACCCAGCCGACACCGAGGTGGAGCACTACCGCAAGTACATGGACCCTCAACGCTGGCAACAGCTGGTGCTTGACTTCCGCCATGAGAATTACCGTCTCTTCCAACTATCGACCACCTCCGTCTTTTCGGCAGCCGTACAAGCTGGACTCTCGGCCCTGAAGACACCCCACTGCTACACCCAGACCTGCCGCAACCTTAACTGCCCTGTGTGCCAGGAGGATCTCAACCGTATCGCCCTCAAGCTGCCATATTCGCACTGTGTCCAGAGCAGGCTTATCTGCCGCGTGACGGGCATGCCCCTCAACGAGCACAACCAGCCGATGATGCTGCCCAACGGGCAGATATTCGGTCAGATGGCTTTGCCGGACATCACCAAAGACGACGGCACCGTGACCTGTCCGGTGACCAACACCAAGTTCTCTAACCCCAAGATCGAAAAGGTCTTTGTGATGTAA
- the LOC6501540 gene encoding ras-related protein Rab-8A, with the protein MALDFVATYKVLVLGDSNVGKTCIVHRYCDEKYYDTYISTIGIDFKQKLINLDGVPIKLQIWDTAGQERFRTLTTAYYRGAMGILLMYDVTNLESYNNLSYWLRNIQENASPDVVKVLAGNKCECSSTQRMVDKERGEKIAENFDMPFFEVSCKSNINIEDAFLSLARKIREQRERRGDNFDNDESKDKKSPGSNGLGTFSLGSLSGENRCTC; encoded by the exons ATGGCACTGGACTTTGTGGCCACCTATAAGGTTCTGGTGCTGGGCGACTCCAATGTGGGCAAGACCTGCATCGTCCACAGATACTGCGATGAGAAGTACTACGACACATACATCTCCACCATAG GCATAGACTTCAAGCAGAAACTGATTAACCTCGATGGGGTGCCCATAAAACTACAAATCTGGGACACGGCTGGGCAGGAGAGATTCCGGACACTGACAACGGCGTACTATCGCGGTGCGATGGGCATCCTGCTCATGTACGACGTGACCAACCTAGAGAGCTACAATAACCTGTCCTACTGGTTGCGCAACATCCAGGAGAATGCCTCTCCGGACGTGGTCAAGGTGTTGGCGGGCAACAAATGCGAATGCTCATCCACTCAGCGCATGGTGGACAAGGAGCGGGGCGAGAAG ATTGCCGAAAACTTCGACATGCCCTTCTTCGAGGTCTCTTGCAAGTCAAACATCAATATTGAAGATGCGTTTCTTTCCCTGGCCCGCAAAATCCGCGAACAAAGGGAGAGGCGG GGTGATAACTTTGACAACGACGAGAGCAAAGACAAGAAATCGCCTGGATCGAATGGCCTCGGCACCTTCAGTCTTGGGAGTCTTTCCGGCGAGAACCGCTGCACCTGCTAA
- the LOC6501541 gene encoding serine/threonine-protein kinase Nek8, translating to MKKFRAKASSLPIFNGRITDTTTLTTSSLQLPLGQVPPRKPSTCTRVLPTVFTITDGTTGAASTSLAEAMSSSKSQGPSSGKQENLLQLEVPREDTLAVIGPELANYEKVRVVGQGSFGIAILYRRKSDGHQIVFKQINLSELTPPGRDLAMNEVDVFSKLHHPNIVSYLGSFIKDNTLLIEMEYADGGTLAHIIAERQGKVHFPERYIIAVFEQISSAINYMHSENILHRDLKTANVFLNRRGIVKIGDFGISKIMNTKIHAQTVLGTPYYFSPEMCEGKEYDNKSDIWALGCILGEMCCLKKTFAASNLSELVTKIMAGNYTPVPSGYTSGLRSLMSNLLQVEAARRPTASEVLVYWIPLIFRSLGKNKGYSYEEDASGGNLLAATAPGAVHSSVSLELELPTAQTETKQLMSADTAAPHEILEKRSVLYQLKAFGTCFSMAPIQLPPKAVIVDVAMSDSHFVVVNEDGSAYAWGEGTHGQLGLTALEAWKHYPSRMESVRNYHIIGACAGDGFSILVTQAGSLLSCGSNANLALGHDEQRNYHNPKLVERLADVRVEQVAAGLHHVLALSREGAVYVWGTSLYGALGLGNYQQQQKFPQKILLSHVKTKPSKIFCGPDTSAVLFTNGEIHVCGCNDYNKLGFQRTGKITAFKKVQLPHKVVKACFSSTHSVFLVEGGYVYTMGRNAEGQRGIRHCNAMDNPTMVESIKARYIVKANCNDQCTIVASEDNIITVWGTRNGLPGIGSTNSALGQEIFTHSTELELGNNTAAFTNFLASVYKSELILEPVDILALYSSKEQCDRGYYVQVHEVYPLAHSVLVLVDTTTPLIASYEGECPPA from the exons ATGAAGAAGTTCCGCGCCAAGGCGAGCTCCCTGCCCATCTTCAACGGTCGGATAACCGACACCACCACCCTGACCACCTCATCACTGCAGCTGCCGCTGGGCCAGGTCCCGCCGAGGAAGCCCTCCACCTGCACCCGGGTACTGCCCACAGTGTTCACCATCACTGACGGCACCACTGGAGCGGCTAGTACCTCTCTGGCCGAGGCCATGTCCAGCAGCAAAAGTCAGGGCCCGTCGTCCGGCAAGCAGGAGAACCTCCTGCAACTTGAGGTCCCGAGGGAGGACACCCTGGCTGTAATAGGACCCGAGCTGGCTAACTATGAGAAAGTGCGAGTGGTGGGTCAGGGATCCTTTGGAATCGCCATCCTCTACCGCCGCAAGTCTGACGGCCACCAGATTGTTTTTAAGCAGATAAATCTCAGTGAACTGACCCCACCCGGCCGAGATCTGGCCATGAATGAGGTGGATGTGTTCTCCAAGCTGCACCATCCCAATATAGTCAGCTATCTGGGAAGCTTCATCAAGGATAATACACTGCTCATTGAAATGGAGTACGCGGATGGAGGGACTCTGGCCCACATCATAGCCGAGCGCCAGGGCAAAGTTCACTTTCCGGAGAGGTATATCATCGCCGTTTTTGAACAGATTTCCAGTGCAATAAACTATATGCATTCTGAGAACATCCTCCATCG AGATCTTAAAACAGCCAATGTCTTTCTGAACCGACGTGGCATCGTGAAGATCGGGGACTTTGGGATTTCCAAGATAATGAACACAAAAATCCATGCCCAGACTGTGCTGGGCACTCCCTACTACTTCAGCCCGGAGATG TGCGAGGGCAAGGAGTACGACAACAAGAGTGACATTTGGGCTCTGGGATGCATCCTGGGCGAAATGTGCTGTCTGAAAAAGACTTTCGCCGCATCCAATCTGTCCGAGCTGGTCACCAAGATAATGGCAGGGAACTACACACCCGTGCCCTCGGGTTACACTTCCGGACTACGCAGTCTCATGTCCAACCTGCTCCAAGTAGAAGCTGCCAGACGACCCACTGCCTCCGAGGTGCTAGTCTATTGGATTCCATTGATATTCCGAAGTTTGGGGAAGAATAAGGG GTATTCCTACGAGGAAGACGCTAGCGGTGGCAATCTCCTGGCGGCTACTGCACCCGGCGCCGTCCACAGCAGTGTGTCTTTGGAGCTGGAACTGCCCACGGCTCAGACGGAAACGAAGCAGCTGATGAGCGCCGATACAGCAGCGCCTCACGAGATCCTCGAAAAAAG ATCCGTTCTCTACCAACTGAAGGCCTTTGGAACCTGCTTCAGCATGGCGCCCATCCAGCTGCCCCCGAAAGCTGTCATCGTGGATGTGGCCATGTCCGACTCACATTTCGTGGTGGTGAACGAGGACGGATCGGCCTATGCCTGGGGAGAAGGTACCCACGGCCAGCTGGGTCTCACCGCCCTGGAGGCTTGGAAGCACTACCCCAGTCGCATGGAGAGTGTTCGCAATTACCATATTATCGGAGCCTGCGCCGGCGACGGCTTCTCCATCCTGGTCACCCAGGCGGGCAGCTTGCTCAGTTGCGGCAGCAACGCCAATCTAGCCTTGGGGCACGATGAGCAGCGCAACTACCATAACCCCAAGCTAGTGGAACGCCTGGCGGACGTGCGGGTGGAGCAAGTCGCTGCCGGATTGCACCATGTCCTGGCCCTTAGTCGCGAGGGAGCTGTGTATGTGTGGGGCACAAGTCTGTACGGAGCTCTGGGACTGGGAAactaccagcagcagca AAAATTCCCCCAAAAGATCCTACTCTCCCATGTGAAGACCAAGCCatcgaaaatattttgtggccCGGACACTTCCGCCGTACTTTTCACCAACGGAGAGATTCATGTTTGCGGCTGCAATGACTATAACAAGTTGGGTTTCCAGAGAACCGGAAAGATAACAGCCTTT AAAAAGGTCCAATTGCCGCACAAGGTCGTCAAGGCCTGCTTCTCCTCCACGCATTCAGTGTTCCTGGTGGAGGGAGGATATGTCTACACCATGGGCCGAAATGCGGAAGGGCAGCGCGGGATCAGGCACTGCAATGCGATGGATAATCCCACCATGGTGGAGTCCATCAAAGCCCGCTACATTGTG AAAGCCAACTGCAACGACCAGTGCACCATTGTTGCCTCGGAGGACAATATCATCACAGTGTGGGGAACCCGTAATGGCCTGCCCGGCATTGGTTCCACCAACAGCGCTCTGGGGCAGGAGATTTTCACCCACAGCACCGAGCTGGAGCTGGGCAACAACACGGCGGCGTTCACCAACTTCCTGGCCTCGGTGTACAAGTCCGAGTTGATACTGGAACCTGTGGACATTTTGGC TCTCTATTCGTCCAAGGAGCAGTGCGACCGCGGATACTACGTGCAGGTCCATGAGGTCTATCCCCTGGCCCACAGTGTCCTCGTTCTGGTGGACACCACCACACCGCTCATCGCCTCCTACGAGGGCGAATGCCCCCCCGCATAA